One Podarcis raffonei isolate rPodRaf1 chromosome 3, rPodRaf1.pri, whole genome shotgun sequence genomic region harbors:
- the LOC128410250 gene encoding mpv17-like protein 2 has protein sequence MRARIIQQLAAMARFYAPLFGGRNLIITNTVSSGLLLGIADLVQQSLERRQNPKRKWDVERASHMFITGCTMGPPLHYWYTLVDKLTPRKGLGHIKVVIIKVTIDQLFAPFFGCWYFMTMGLLQGHTVAASWKEFKEKFPEYFLAELTVWPAAQMVNFLFLAPRYRVLFVNVVTLGWNIYLSYLKHRS, from the coding sequence ATGCGGGCTCGTATTATACAACAGCTAGCCGCAATGGCCCGCTTCTATGCACCATTGTTTGGAGGGCGGAACCTTATCATTACCAATACAGTGAGTAGTGGTttattgctgggaattgcagatcTAGTCCAGCAGTCTTTGGAACGAAGGCAAAATCCCAAACGGAAGTGGGATGTTGAACGTGCATCTCACATGTTTATAACGGGATGCACCATGGGACCGCCCCTACATTACTGGTACACCTTGGTAGACAAACTAACCCCGAGAAAAGGACTTGGACACATCAAAGTTGTCATCATCAAGGTAACAATAGATCAGCTTTTTGCTCCATTTTTCGGGTGCTGGTATTTCATGACAATGGGACTACTGCAAGGTCACACTGTGGCAGCCAGCTGGAAGGAATTCAAGGAGAAATTCCCGGAGTATTTCTTAGCAGAACTCACTGTGTGGCCAGCAGCTCAGATGGTCAATTTCCTATTTCTTGCCCCTCGCTATCGAGTGCTATTTGTGAATGTAGTGACCTTGGGGTGGAACATATATCTTTCATATCTCAAACACAGAAGTTGA